The Triplophysa rosa linkage group LG3, Trosa_1v2, whole genome shotgun sequence genome has a segment encoding these proteins:
- the LOC130552009 gene encoding histone H2A-like — protein MSGRGKTGGKSRAKAKTRSSRAGLQFPVGRVHRLLRKGNYAQRVGAGAPVYLAAVLEYLTAEILELAGNAARDNKKSRIIPRHLQLAVRNDEELNRLLGGVTIAQGGVLPNIQAVLLPKKTDKPAKAK, from the coding sequence ATGAGCGGAAGAGGTAAAACCGGCGGCAAATCAAGAGCGAAGGCCAAGACTCGGTCATCCAGAGCGGGTCTTCAGTTTCCCGTTGGCCGTGTTCACAGGCTGCTTCGCAAAGGTAATTATGCCCAACGCGTCGGTGCCGGAGCGCCAGTTTACCTCGCCGCTGTTCTCGAGTATCTCACCGCTGAGATCCTGGAGTTGGCTGGAAACGCTGCTCGGGACAACAAGAAGAGTCGAATCATTCCCCGCCATTTACAGCTGGCGGTGCGTAACGACGAGGAGCTGAATAGACTTCTCGGCGGCGTGACCATCGCTCAGGGTGGCGTGTTGCCCAACATCCAGGCGGTGTTACTGCCCAAGAAGACCGACAAACCCGCTAAAGCCAAGTGA
- the LOC130551995 gene encoding histone H1-like, which produces MAETAPAAAAPPAKAPKKKSAVKPKKSGPSVGELVVKAVSASKERSGVSLAALKKALAAGGYDVEKNNSRVKIAIKSLVTKGILVQTKGTGASGSFKLNKKQAETKKPATKAAPKAKKVATKKPASAAKKPKTALAKKTAAKKSPKKAKKPAPAAKKATKSPKKAKKPAAPKKAAKSPKKAAKSPKKVKAAKPKTPKPKAAKPKKAAPKKK; this is translated from the coding sequence ATGGCAGAAACCGCTCCAGCTGCTGCCGCTCCGCCGGCAAAAGCGCCCAAGAAGAAATCTGCTGTTAAACCCAAGAAATCGGGCCCAAGCGTGGGCGAACTCGTCGTCAAAGCTGTGTCGGCTTCCAAGGAGAGGAGCGGCGTGTCTCTCGCCGCCCTGAAGAAAGCTCTCGCTGCCGGCGGCTACGACGTGGAGAAGAACAACTCCCGCGTCAAGATCGCTATCAAGAGTCTGGTGACTAAAGGCATTCTGGTCCAGACCAAAGGAACCGGCGCTTCAGGATCTTTCAAGCTCAACAAAAAACAAGCCGAGACAAAGAAGCCAGCGACGAAAGCCGCTCCTAAAGCAAAGAAGGTCGCAACCAAGAAGCCCGCTAGTGCTGCCAAGAAGCCGAAGACTGCATTGGCAAAGAAGACCGCCGCAAAGAAATCTCCCAAGAAGGCCAAGAAACCTGCCCCCGCCGCTAAAAAGGCAACGAAGAGCCCCAAGAAGGCAAAGAAGCCAGCGGCCCCCAAGAAAGCAGCCAAGAGTCCCAAGAAAGCGGCCAAGAGCCCCAAGAAGGTCAAGGCTGCCAAACCCAAGACGCCAAAGCCTAAAGCAGCTAAGCCTAAGAAGGCCGCCCCGAAAAAGAAGTAA
- the LOC130552005 gene encoding histone H3 has product MARTKQTARKSTGGKAPRKQLATKAARKSAPATGGVKKPHRYRPGTVALREIRRYQKSTELLIRKLPFQRLVREIAQDFKTDLRFQSSAVMALQEASEAYLVGLFEDTNLCAIHAKRVTIMPKDIQLARRIRGERA; this is encoded by the coding sequence ATGGCAAGAACTAAGCAGACCGCTCGTAAGTCCACCGGTGGCAAAGCGCCGAGGAAGCAGCTCGCTACTAAAGCTGCCCGTAAGAGCGCACCAGCCACCGGCGGCGTGAAGAAGCCCCATCGTTACAGGCCCGGTACCGTGGCGCTGAGAGAAATCCGCCGCTATCAGAAGTCCACCGAGCTGTTGATTCGTAAGCTGCCTTTCCAGCGTCTAGTGAGAGAAATCGCTCAGGACTTCAAGACTGATTTGCGCTTCCAGAGTTCCGCCGTCATGGCCCTGCAGGAGGCCAGCGAGGCTTATTTGGTCGGCCTCTTTGAGGACACCAACCTGTGTGCCATCCACGCCAAGAGAGTCACCATCATGCCCAAAGACATTCAGCTGGCGCGCCGTATTCGTGGAGAACGCGCTTAA